The Faecalibacter bovis genome includes the window GTATTTAATGCCATAATCTGTTTGTTACTTAACAAATTTAGACAAAAATAGATGCCTTTTCAAATTATAATAAAACGATAACGATTGCGTAATTAAAAATAATTTAGCAACCTATTAGGTAAAAAAAAATAATTGCATCAGCAACTATTTTTTTCTATTATCCATTATCAATTTTGCTTCTTTTAACCAAGGTTGATGATCGCAAAATGTTTGTATTGCTTGGTAAGTAATTGCGCTAAATTCGTCCGATGGATCTAAATCGTCGATCAATGCGCGAATGAAGGAATATTTAATTGATTCGCTTTTTATATTTTTTAAAATATCTATTGGTGACTCACCTCTATTCAATTTTTCATCTAAAAAGTAAGTAACAATTCCTCTGTAACTTTTAAATTGTTTAAAATCATTATCGTTATCCAAATCAAACCTCTTAAAATCTAAAAAGTCAATTGGTAACTGAGTTTTAGTAGGATTAAAATACGCGTAAGAATCTCTGTAAGTGTACAACAAGTTAAACTCGTCAAAGTATAAATTTCGAGCCTCAATTTTTTCAAAAGATTTATCAACATGGTAATCAACCATTACCTTTCTTAGGTTTGCTGTAAAATCTTCTATATTTTGAATGTATTGATCGGCATCTAATCTAAAAAGTGACTCGTTGGCAAACCATTCATTGATTAATTTATCCTTTTCAAAAAGATAATTATTTCGCTCTGCTCCAATCCCTTTGAAATGGAAAGTTTCTTCTAATTTTCTTAAATCTGTCTTGAAAAATAAACTATCTCCTGGAATTAAATACAAAGAATATTCTTCCCTATCGATTGAAAAAGTTTTGTAGCCTTCGTCATTTAATTGAATTGTATCAGAAAAATTTCCATCAAAATCTAATGCAAAACCTTTTTCACGTTCATTTAAAATTACATAGACACTATCTAAACTCGTATTTTTAATCTGTCCACTAAAGACAACAACATTGTTCTTTTCCTTACTATTGCAAGCAAATAAACTTAGTACTAGTGGAAGAATTATTATCCAAAACTTCATTTTCATTACTGTATTCCTCTCCGCAAAAGTAAAAATTATTCGTCTTGATTCGCTTCGAAATAAGAATCAATTTTAAAATTTTCTGGTTTATTTGCAGCTTCTACTGCTAATTGGTCTGCACGTTCATTCCAAACATTTCCTGCATGACCTTTAACCCATTGAAATTTAACTTTCTGAATTTTATAAACCTGTAAAAAACGACGCCATAAATCTTCGTTCTTTTTTCCTTTAAATCCTTTTTGAACCCAACCAAAAACCCAACGCTTTTCGACAGCGTCTACTACATATTTTGAATCGGTGAAAATTGTAATTTCAGTATTTGTAAATTTTAAAGATTCTAACGCCACACAAACCGCCATTAATTCCATTCGGTTATTCGTCGTTAATCGGAAACCTTGTGAAATTTCTTTCTTTATCATTTTTTCGGTTTCCAATAAGATTAATCCATAACCTCCTGGTCCAGGATTTCCTAAAGAAGAACCGTCTGTATATGCTACAATTGCCATTAGTTTGCCTTATAATTAAGCATTGCATCAATCGTATTTCGTGCAACAAAATGATAATTCGGACGAGCTGATTTGTAAATATCGTTTGCTAAAGACATTTGATTAGACTCTTTTAAAGCTAAATACAATGGTTCTAAAAACTTACGGCGACCTACGCGAACTAAAAATTCTTTTGCATTCGCATTTACCACATCATATTTCATTAAGAATGACTTCTCGAACCAAGCTGTCTGAATTTCTGGGTTTTTAGAATTGGTAAAATCGTAAACCTCATCTAAATATTTTAAATCTTGAATAGTATTCTTTTTAGGATCGATTAATCGAATAAAATGAACCCACTCGTTTGTTGATTTTGAACTAATTTCAACTTTTTTAGCGGCAATATTATTACGTCCGTTTTGAATATCTTGATTGAACTGAGCTTCTGTTAAATCGAATAATTTTGATGTTGGTTTTACTAAATTTTTAGGCCAACCAGTTGTGTAAATCCATTCTTGAACAAAATCATCTTCTCCATTCGTTAAATTCGCTTTCATATAATCCACGAATTTTTCTGTTGTCATCGTTTGAAATGCATGTAAGTTGAAGTAAACTCTTAAGAATTTATCAAATTTCTCACGTCCATAACGATCTTCTAACATTTTTAAGAATAAATATCCTTTATCATAAGGCACATCTGAAAAAGCATCATCAGGATTAGCTCCTGTCATGTTCACTTTAAGTGACGTGTATTTTTCTGGAATATTACGCATAGAAGTTTCTAAGTCTTGGAAACCGATTACCGAAATCATATCCGAATAATCTTTCCCTTCTAACTCTTCCATAATACGACGTTCGAAATAAACTGTAAAACCTTCGTTCACCCAGAAATCATCCCACGTTGAATTGGTAACTAAGTTTCCTGACCAAGAGTGTGCTAATTCGTGAGCAATTAAATTTGTCATCGAACGATCGCCCACAATAGCAGTTGGCGTAGCAAATGTAAGACGAGGATTTTCCATTCCTCCGAAAGGAAATGAAGGTGGTAAAACTAACACATCAAATTGTTCCCATGGATATTCCCCATATAATTTTTCGGCAGTATCAACCATTTTACCCGTTAAAGCAAATTCCCACGAAGCCGCATCAATCATACCTGGTTCAGCATAAACACCTGTACGATGATCGATTGCTCTGTACTCTACATCACCAACAGCTAAAGCAACCAAATAAGGTGCAATAGGTTGAGGCATTTTGAAATTGTAAATTCCATCAGCAGATTTCTCCTTTGGATTAATCGCACTCATTAAAGCCATCAAACCTTTAGGTACTTTTACTTTTGCATCGTAAGTGATTCGAATAGAAGGAGTATCTTGAATTGGAATATATGAACGCGTTAAAATTGCTTGACCTTGTGTTAATAAAAAAGGTGCTTTTTTATCGTTTGTTTGCGATGCATCTAACCATTGTAAAGCATTGGCGTCTGGCGATGTTTTATAAAAGATTTTTACGATGGTATCGTTTTTATCGACTTTGATGTGTAACGGTTGACCTTTGATTTCGTCTTTTTTACCTAAAGAAAACTCTGTCTTTTTTCCGTTTGCTAATAAAACTGAATCAATTGTTAATTTTTCAGTATCGAAAATGATTTCATTTGCATCATTATTTTCAAATGAATATTGAGCCGATCCTTTGATGATTTGCTTCTCAAAATCAGTTTCTATGTCTAATGATAAATGCTTAACTTTTGCTTTAGAAATATCCGCAAATGTTTGACTATCTCTTCCTTCATTATTATTTGAAACTTCAACAACTTGTTTATTACATGCAACTGTAATTGCAGCTCCAACTGCTAATAGTATTATTCTTCGCATTATTCTATTTCTTTACGTATAATTTGATACGTGTAATTTTTAATTTCAGCTTTATGCTCTTTTACATTTTTATCTTTCGTTTCTACAATATCCAAGAGTTTAACTTTAACCGTACCTGGATATCCTTGGAACCAATTGAAAGGAAACATTTCTTTTAAACCTTCGATGGATAAAACGGCAATTGGAGATTGGGTTTCGATGGCTATATTAAAAGCTCCATCCTTGAATTTATCTAAAACAATTGAAGTATCGTCTGAAACACCACCTTCTGGAAAGATAAAAATACTTAAGTCTTGATCTAACTTCTGTTTTGCATTTGGGATAACTTGTGCTCGACTCTTTAAACTAGAACGATCAACCAAAATACAAATGCGTTTATAAATCCTTCCAAAGATAGGAATTTTGCCTAATTCAGCTTTCCCTACAAATACAATTGGATGATGTTTTAAGACTGTTAGAACTGTCATAATATCCATCATCGAGGTATGATTCGCGATGAAAACATAATTTTCGTTAGGATCTAACTTTACTTTTTCCTCGTACTCTAGTCTAAAACCTGTTCCATAGAATATAAATTTACCCCAATATCTTATTATCGGATAAATATATTTGAAAGCTTTTTCTGAAAATATTAATGGAATTGTAACAAATAATCCGAACACAAGAACATAACTTGCTCCGAGAATAATCATCCAAATTCGCCAAAGTAAAACTAGTAATCCTTTGATGTATTTCATTCGATTTTCTTAATGTAAACGAAGATAAGTTTTTTAATTATATCGATGACATCGTCATTTACTTATCTATATTACTTTTTTCATTTATTACTTTTCTCTTGACAAAAAGTAATTAAAAAGTCAAGGCTTTAAATCTATTAGACTAAAAATAAATTCATATTACGAGAATGAATTTAATGTCTTCTTTTATCCGAAAGATTATTATTGTTATTCAATACTTTTTTCTTGATAAAAAAGTAATTAAATAGTCAAGGCTGCGATTTTATTTTATGATGTTTTAAGCATAAATAATATTATTTCGAGAATTGATTTAATATCTTCTTTTAATAGAGTATCTTTTATTATTATTCATTACTTTTTTCTTGACAAAAAAGTAACCAAAAAGTCAAGACTATAAATCTATTAGACTAAAAATAAATATCATTTCGGGAATGAATTTAATGTCTTCTTTTATCCGAAAGATTATTATTGTTATTCAATACTTTTTTCTTGATAAAAAAGTATTCAAAAAATCAAGGCTGCGATTTTATTTTATGATGTTTTAAGCATAAATAATATTATTTCGAGAATTGATTTAATGTCTTCTTTTATCCGAAATATTATTATTGTTATTCAATACTTTTTTCTTGATAAAAAAGTATTCAAAAAATCAAGGCTGCGATTTTCGACGGTCAATTTTCATTTCGCTTCTTTAAAATGTTTAAATCGCTCGCTAGCGCTCGGTAAACATTTTTACAATTCGCTCAATGGATTGACACTCGTCTGCTAATCGTTAGGCCAGGTTTTATCGAGTGATGATTTTAAGATGATGATTACAACAAAAAAAGAGAATCAACTAAAGTCAATTCTCTTTTAAAAATTATATTGTTATTAAATTATTACTTTCCGAATACTTGTTTCACTTTCTGAGCGATTCGATTACGATCCTCATCCGATAAATTAGATCCTGAAGGTAAACATAATCCATTATTAAATAATTCTTCTGCAACCGTTCCTCCATAATAAGGTGAATTTTCAAATACAGGTTGCATGTGCATCGGCTTCCATAAAGGTCGAGATTCTATATCGTCTTCTAAGAATGCTAATCGTAGATCTTCACGATTAACGCCTGTAATTTCAGGATTAATTATAATGGCAGATAACCAATGGTTAGAATAAAATTCTTCTGTTGGTTCAGTGAAAACAGTAACTCCGTCAATGTCTTTAAACAATTCTTGATAGAAATGATTCATCGCACGACGAGCTTCAACACGTTGATCTAAAACTTCCATTTGACCACGACCAATTCCAGCCGTAATATTACTCATTCTGTAATTATAACCAATCTGAGAATGTTGATAATGAGGTGCGTTATCGCGTGCTTGAGTTGCTAAAAATACCGCTTGATCTTTGTCTGTCTTCGTTTGACAAACTAACGCTCCACCACCTGATGTTGTAATAATTTTATTGCCGTTGAAAGATAATGCTCCAAATTTCCCGAAAGTTCCGGCTGCTTGGCCTTTGTAAGTTGAACCTAATGCTTCTGCAGCATCTTCTATCACTGGAATTTGGTATTTATCAGCAATGGCATGTACCTCATCTACCTTGTAAGGCATTCCGTATAAATGAACCGCAATAATCGCTTTAGGTGTTTTTCCATTTGCTATACGATCTTTAATCGCTTCTTCTAAAGCAATAGGACAAATGTTCCATGTTTCTGGTTCAGAATCTACAAAAACAGGAATTGCACCTTGGTATGCAATTGGATTAGCTGAAGCTGAAAAAGTCATTGTTTGACAAATTACTTCATCGCCATGTGATACACCACATTCTATTAAAGCTAAATGTAACGCAGCGGTCCCAGCTGATAAAGCGGCTACATGAGAATCTTGTTGTAAATATTGTTCTAAATCTTCTTCAAAACCGTTTACATTTGGCCCTAATGGAGCAACCCAGTTAGATTCAAATGCTTCGTGTATATATTTTAGTTCAGTTCCTCCCATGTGTGGAGAGGATAACCATATTTTTGTGCTCATTGTTTGTGTTTTACTGAAGGCAAATTTAAAAGATAGTTGTTAGATATTGTTGTTATTGAATACTTTTTTCTTGATAAATAAAGTATTCATTAATCAAAACTGTAAATCGTTGTACTCATATTCGATTGTATCATGTATATTTTATTCAATACTTTTTTCTTGATAAAAAAGTATTCAAAAAATCAAGGCTGCGATTTTCGACGGTCAATTTTCATTTCGCTTCTTTAAAATGTTTAAATCACTCGCTAGCGCTCGGTAAACATTTTTACAATTCGCTCAATGGATTGACACTCGTCTGCTAATCGTTAGGCCAATTTTACTTTATGATGTTTTAAGCGTAAATAATATTATTTCGAGAATGAATTTATTTTCTTCTTTTATCCGAAAGATTATTATTGTTATTCAATACTTTTTTCTTGATAAAAAAGTATTCAAAAAATCAAGGCTGCGATTTTCGACGGTCAATTTTCATTTCGCTTCTTTAAAATGTTTAAATCACTCGCTAACGCTCGGTAAACATTTTTACAATTCGCTCAATGGATTGACACTCGTCTGCTAATCGTTATGCCAATTTTATTTTATCATGTTTTAAGCATTAATAATATGATTTCGAGAATGAATTTATTTTCTTCTTTTATTCGAAAGATTATTATTGTTATTCAATACTTTTTTCTTGATAAAAAAGTATTCAAAAAATCAAGGCTGCGATTTTCGACGGCAATTTTCGTTTCGCTTCTTTAAAATGTTTAAATCACTCGCTAACGCTCGGTAAACATTTTTACAATTCGCTCAATGGATTGACACTCGTCTGCTAATCGTTATGCCAATTTTATTTTATCATGTTTTAAGCATTAATAATATGATTTCGAGAATGAATTTATTATCTTCTTTTATCCGAAAGATTATTATTGTTATTCAATACTTTTTTCTTGATAAAAAAGTATTCAAAAAATCAAGGCTGCGATTTTCGACGGTCAATTTTCATTTCGCTTCTTTAAAATGTTTAAATCGCTCGCTTGCGCTCGGTAAACATTTTTACAATTCGCTCAATGGATTGACACTCGTCTGCTAATCGTTAGGCCAATTTTATTTTATGATGTTTTAAGCATAAATAATATTATTTCGGGAATGAATTTATTATCTTCTTTTATTCGAAAGATTATTATTGTTATTCAATACTTTTTTCTTGATAAAAAAGTATTCAAAAAATCAAGGCTGCGATTTTCGACGGCAATTTTCGTTTCGCTTCTTTAAAATGTTTAAATCGCTCGCTAGCACTCGGTAAACATTTTTACAATTCGCTCAATGGATTGACACTCGTCTGCTAATCGTTAGGCCAATTTTATTTTATGATGTTTTAAGCATTAATAATATGATTTCGAGAATGGGTTAAATGTCTTCTTTTATTCGAAAGATTATTATTGTTATTCAATACTTTTTTC containing:
- a CDS encoding ribonuclease H family protein, giving the protein MAIVAYTDGSSLGNPGPGGYGLILLETEKMIKKEISQGFRLTTNNRMELMAVCVALESLKFTNTEITIFTDSKYVVDAVEKRWVFGWVQKGFKGKKNEDLWRRFLQVYKIQKVKFQWVKGHAGNVWNERADQLAVEAANKPENFKIDSYFEANQDE
- a CDS encoding M1 family metallopeptidase, which encodes MRRIILLAVGAAITVACNKQVVEVSNNNEGRDSQTFADISKAKVKHLSLDIETDFEKQIIKGSAQYSFENNDANEIIFDTEKLTIDSVLLANGKKTEFSLGKKDEIKGQPLHIKVDKNDTIVKIFYKTSPDANALQWLDASQTNDKKAPFLLTQGQAILTRSYIPIQDTPSIRITYDAKVKVPKGLMALMSAINPKEKSADGIYNFKMPQPIAPYLVALAVGDVEYRAIDHRTGVYAEPGMIDAASWEFALTGKMVDTAEKLYGEYPWEQFDVLVLPPSFPFGGMENPRLTFATPTAIVGDRSMTNLIAHELAHSWSGNLVTNSTWDDFWVNEGFTVYFERRIMEELEGKDYSDMISVIGFQDLETSMRNIPEKYTSLKVNMTGANPDDAFSDVPYDKGYLFLKMLEDRYGREKFDKFLRVYFNLHAFQTMTTEKFVDYMKANLTNGEDDFVQEWIYTTGWPKNLVKPTSKLFDLTEAQFNQDIQNGRNNIAAKKVEISSKSTNEWVHFIRLIDPKKNTIQDLKYLDEVYDFTNSKNPEIQTAWFEKSFLMKYDVVNANAKEFLVRVGRRKFLEPLYLALKESNQMSLANDIYKSARPNYHFVARNTIDAMLNYKAN
- a CDS encoding lysophospholipid acyltransferase family protein, whose translation is MKYIKGLLVLLWRIWMIILGASYVLVFGLFVTIPLIFSEKAFKYIYPIIRYWGKFIFYGTGFRLEYEEKVKLDPNENYVFIANHTSMMDIMTVLTVLKHHPIVFVGKAELGKIPIFGRIYKRICILVDRSSLKSRAQVIPNAKQKLDQDLSIFIFPEGGVSDDTSIVLDKFKDGAFNIAIETQSPIAVLSIEGLKEMFPFNWFQGYPGTVKVKLLDIVETKDKNVKEHKAEIKNYTYQIIRKEIE
- a CDS encoding DegT/DnrJ/EryC1/StrS family aminotransferase gives rise to the protein MSTKIWLSSPHMGGTELKYIHEAFESNWVAPLGPNVNGFEEDLEQYLQQDSHVAALSAGTAALHLALIECGVSHGDEVICQTMTFSASANPIAYQGAIPVFVDSEPETWNICPIALEEAIKDRIANGKTPKAIIAVHLYGMPYKVDEVHAIADKYQIPVIEDAAEALGSTYKGQAAGTFGKFGALSFNGNKIITTSGGGALVCQTKTDKDQAVFLATQARDNAPHYQHSQIGYNYRMSNITAGIGRGQMEVLDQRVEARRAMNHFYQELFKDIDGVTVFTEPTEEFYSNHWLSAIIINPEITGVNREDLRLAFLEDDIESRPLWKPMHMQPVFENSPYYGGTVAEELFNNGLCLPSGSNLSDEDRNRIAQKVKQVFGK